In Oncorhynchus masou masou isolate Uvic2021 unplaced genomic scaffold, UVic_Omas_1.1 unplaced_scaffold_2058, whole genome shotgun sequence, a single window of DNA contains:
- the LOC135532844 gene encoding cilia- and flagella-associated protein 47-like, whose translation MSFLAVESETGTGNESRQYEVWFSIEVICDPAPPLKVLAVDCAVQSSVAVEIPLSNPEAEPLELWVCLEGEDLSGDTLVCVPPQSSLNYTVTFSPAIVGKRTD comes from the exons ATGTCATTCCTAGCCGTGGAGAGTGAGACAGGAACAGGGAATGAGTCCAGGCAATATGAGGTGTGGTTCTCTATAGAGGTCATATGTGATCCTGCTCCTCCCCTGAAGGTGCTGGCTGTGGACTGTGCTGTTCAG AGCTCTGTTGCCGTGGAGATCCCCCTTAGTAATCCGGAGGCGGAGCCGCTTGAGCTGTGGGTGTGTCTGGAGGGAGAGGACCTGAGTGGAGACACCCTGGTGTGTGTCCCTCCCCAGAGCAGTCTCAACTACACAGTCACCTTCTCTcctgctatagtagggaagagaacagacag
- the LOC135532846 gene encoding cilia- and flagella-associated protein 47-like — MSPVEKKRRSLTHTLDSSTVRAGVAAAALTTPQSDRLSPLLQSLLVPGPVQSQVVEYRVEVSLPEHFLLPHTINLPVARDARVTQDNLTDSEVVMVPLRFHAHVAGRFRCQLVLQSWRDIRVYLLEAVVTAEGGHAQLEFTTPAHLSVTQDIPLINESRQDWRLRGLVSGCGFYGPPVVYIRAGEKTCYPLTFRPTTQSIVTGRLSLLNDTDGTEHSFTLRGVGERSLPLDHVVIHCSVRQVTHSTLQVPNYSQHPLTCQVDTLLL, encoded by the exons ATGAGCCCTGTGGAGAAGAAGAGGCGCAgcctcacacacactctggacagcaGCACCGTCCGGGCCGGGGTGGCGGCCGCCGCACTCACCACCCCACAG tctgaccgtctctctcctctcctccagtccctgctggtccctggtccagtccagtcccaGGTGGTAGAGTACCGTGTGGAGGTTTCTCTACCGGAACACTTCCTCTTGCCTCATACCATCAATCTGCCAGTGGCCAGGGACGCACGGGTCACACAGGACAAcctcacag aCTCTGAGGTGGTGATGGTACCACTGAGGTTCCATGCCCACGTGGCCGGTCGGTTCCGGTGCCAGCTGGTTCTGCAGTCGTGGCGTGACATCAGAGTCTACCTGCTGGAAGCTGTGGTTACCGCAGAGGGAGGACACGCCCAGCTAGAGTTCACCACGCCCGCTCACCTGTCTGTCACTCAGGACATCCCTCTg ATCAATGAGAGCAGACAGGACTGGCGTCTGCGAGGCTTGGTTAGTGGCTGTGGTTTCTACGGCCCTCCTGTGGTGTACATACGGGCCGGGGAGAAGACCTGTTACCCCCTTACCTTTAGACCCACCACACAGAGCATCGTCACG ggCAGGCTGTCCTTGCTGAATGACACAGATGGGACGGAGCACAGCTTCACcctgagaggggtgggggagcgGTCCCTACCCCTGGACCACGTGGTGATACACTGCTCTGTCAGACAGGTCACACACAGCACCCTGCAGGTCCCCAACTACAGCCAGCACCCcctcacctgtcaggtagatacactattactatag